A single region of the Thioalkalivibrio nitratireducens DSM 14787 genome encodes:
- a CDS encoding cytochrome b/b6 domain-containing protein, which translates to MKTETLHRREIWSKWLRLSHWTLALSTLALMATGWLVRHTPSVAQTAADWHYVAGSIFTLGLALRIWVLFSDKLMGRWQFLLADLEPKKMLQMLKFYLSFGKATLPRWYAHNPLWVPVYLILLALMILVAFTGHLQGSYPVVSGIYLPAVHAGIGTVIALFVLAHIIAVFLHDLKGGGDDVSAMISGKRLFEVKPISTQEISGVHEGSLDSRKSGLKKTAAPSRQKDDRDD; encoded by the coding sequence ATGAAAACCGAAACTCTGCACCGCCGAGAGATCTGGAGCAAGTGGCTGCGTCTGTCCCATTGGACGCTGGCGCTGTCGACACTCGCACTGATGGCCACCGGTTGGTTGGTGCGCCACACGCCGAGCGTGGCTCAGACGGCTGCCGACTGGCACTATGTCGCCGGCAGTATTTTCACACTCGGGCTCGCACTGCGTATCTGGGTATTGTTCAGCGACAAGCTCATGGGCCGATGGCAGTTTCTGCTTGCGGATCTAGAGCCGAAAAAGATGCTGCAAATGCTGAAGTTCTACCTCTCTTTCGGCAAAGCCACCCTGCCACGCTGGTACGCCCACAACCCTCTCTGGGTGCCCGTTTACCTCATCTTGCTTGCGCTGATGATCCTGGTTGCCTTCACCGGTCATCTGCAAGGCTCTTATCCGGTCGTCTCTGGCATTTATCTGCCGGCAGTGCATGCCGGCATTGGCACGGTCATTGCGTTGTTCGTGCTGGCGCACATCATCGCCGTGTTCCTGCACGATCTCAAAGGCGGTGGCGACGACGTATCAGCGATGATCAGTGGTAAACGCCTGTTCGAAGTCAAACCGATCTCGACCCAAGAAATCAGCGGTGTGCACGAGGGTTCCCTCGATAGCCGGAAGTCCGGTCTGAAAAAAACCGCCGCACCCAGCAGGCAGAAAGACGATCGGGACGACTAA
- a CDS encoding methyltransferase domain-containing protein translates to MVVTPRQGTLGLVETTAGFLRPNRGPRGSLAGGQANQPLGIARDASVPKRRTQRSPPWAKRRAANERNFWPRDSNPIRPAYSGVFDLITVGQALHWFDFPAFYAEAARVLRPGGVLAAWGYGLMQVSPAVDAAV, encoded by the coding sequence TTGGTCGTAACCCCCCGCCAAGGAACACTCGGTCTGGTCGAAACTACTGCCGGCTTCCTACGACCTAACCGTGGTCCCAGGGGTTCGCTTGCGGGGGGGCAAGCGAACCAGCCCCTCGGGATCGCCCGAGATGCCAGCGTCCCTAAACGGCGGACCCAACGTTCGCCGCCCTGGGCGAAGAGAAGAGCGGCCAACGAACGCAATTTCTGGCCGCGTGACTCCAATCCCATCAGGCCTGCGTATTCCGGGGTATTCGATCTGATTACGGTGGGGCAGGCGCTGCATTGGTTCGATTTTCCCGCCTTCTATGCCGAGGCAGCCCGCGTGCTCCGCCCGGGTGGCGTGCTCGCGGCCTGGGGGTACGGACTGATGCAGGTCAGTCCCGCAGTGGATGCCGCGGTTTGA
- a CDS encoding TetR/AcrR family transcriptional regulator: MQAAAEMVEAQGPQGLSLREAARRCGVSQAAPYRHFASREALRGAVAAAGFRRFTDTLSEHAQGATDPERRLKRMGRGYVAFARAHPETLRLMFGPECADTEDPDLEQAANAAYALLEDSVAALFRERDLAPSDQPVVTIGVWALVHGLARLLIDLPGEPPGLAALGAGGGVEQVIDRGVDGLLHSRESRR, from the coding sequence GTGCAGGCGGCTGCGGAGATGGTGGAGGCCCAGGGTCCGCAAGGCCTATCGCTGCGCGAGGCGGCTCGGCGCTGTGGGGTGTCGCAGGCCGCACCGTATCGGCACTTCGCCTCGCGGGAGGCCTTGCGCGGGGCGGTCGCGGCCGCTGGGTTTCGGCGCTTCACGGACACCCTGTCGGAGCACGCCCAGGGCGCGACCGACCCGGAGCGGCGGCTGAAGCGGATGGGCCGAGGCTACGTCGCCTTCGCGCGGGCACATCCCGAGACCCTGCGCCTGATGTTCGGCCCCGAGTGCGCGGACACCGAGGATCCCGATCTGGAACAGGCGGCGAATGCGGCGTACGCGCTGCTGGAGGACTCGGTGGCGGCGCTGTTCCGGGAACGCGACCTTGCGCCATCGGACCAGCCTGTGGTCACCATCGGTGTGTGGGCCCTGGTTCACGGGCTGGCGCGTCTGTTGATCGATCTTCCGGGCGAGCCTCCGGGCCTGGCGGCTCTGGGTGCCGGCGGGGGTGTCGAGCAGGTGATCGACCGCGGTGTCGATGGTTTGTTGCATAGCCGGGAATCCCGACGCTGA
- a CDS encoding DUF2306 domain-containing protein, whose translation MIATLASLLALFSLHYLRPGMPDGFIEQLPLYREHAFWFLLHVVGAAVALAVGPWQFLSSIRARRPWIHRATGTLYAAGVLAGGIGGLFLSGLAYGGIGVQLGFMILGGLWLAATAIGVTAIGMGRVAVHRAWMLRSFALTFAAVTLRVWLVLLEPFLGFETAYQVAAWLGWLPNLLVVEWWLRRGSTHAGPIEPSRNRMARNAIDRHV comes from the coding sequence GTGATCGCCACCCTGGCCAGCCTGCTGGCGCTGTTCTCCCTCCACTACCTGCGGCCGGGAATGCCCGATGGCTTTATCGAACAGCTACCGCTCTACCGCGAGCACGCTTTCTGGTTCCTGCTGCATGTGGTCGGCGCCGCCGTGGCGCTGGCGGTTGGCCCCTGGCAGTTCCTGTCCTCGATCCGGGCGCGCAGGCCGTGGATACACCGAGCGACGGGAACGCTGTACGCCGCGGGCGTGCTGGCCGGGGGCATCGGCGGTCTGTTCCTGTCCGGGTTGGCCTACGGGGGAATCGGGGTTCAACTCGGTTTCATGATTCTCGGCGGCCTGTGGCTTGCAGCCACGGCGATAGGGGTCACCGCGATCGGGATGGGACGCGTCGCCGTCCACCGCGCCTGGATGCTGCGCTCCTTCGCGCTGACCTTCGCCGCGGTCACCCTGCGGGTGTGGCTCGTCCTGCTCGAGCCCTTCCTGGGCTTCGAGACCGCCTACCAGGTGGCCGCCTGGCTGGGCTGGCTGCCGAACCTGCTCGTGGTGGAGTGGTGGCTGCGCCGGGGCTCGACCCACGCAGGCCCGATCGAGCCATCGCGGAACCGCATGGCAAGGAACGCAATCGACCGTCATGTCTGA
- a CDS encoding class I SAM-dependent methyltransferase translates to MSDDRYREIARSLQTMGWLQDALLRQARKRVVEHLRKRGVVTALDAGCGAGTLSRYLSDAGMSVIAVDRSPAMLELAGRRASHAQCLQADLSRLSLSRPVDGAVVALSLHEMTESQRVEVWRALQRLTRHGGPLAQRRGHP, encoded by the coding sequence ATGTCTGACGACCGCTACCGGGAGATCGCGCGATCGCTCCAGACGATGGGCTGGCTCCAGGACGCGCTGCTGCGTCAGGCCAGGAAGCGCGTGGTCGAGCATCTTCGTAAACGGGGTGTGGTGACGGCCCTGGATGCCGGTTGCGGTGCGGGAACCTTGAGCCGCTATCTGAGCGATGCCGGGATGTCCGTGATCGCCGTCGATCGCTCCCCGGCCATGCTCGAATTGGCCGGTCGCCGCGCGTCTCATGCCCAGTGCCTGCAGGCCGACCTGAGCCGGCTTTCGCTCAGCCGGCCGGTCGACGGCGCAGTCGTGGCCCTGTCGTTGCATGAGATGACGGAATCTCAGCGGGTAGAAGTCTGGCGCGCATTGCAACGCCTAACCCGGCACGGCGGCCCGTTGGCACAAAGAAGAGGACACCCATGA
- a CDS encoding type II toxin-antitoxin system ParD family antitoxin codes for MPTRNVVLSDHQQELVETLVRSGRYQNASEVLREGLRLIEQRERLEAAKLQALQQAAEKGWADITAGRYVDIVEDHIEDVIGQLGQQAANRVKLAG; via the coding sequence ATGCCGACCCGAAACGTGGTGCTGAGCGACCATCAGCAAGAGCTTGTCGAAACCCTGGTGCGATCGGGTCGGTACCAGAACGCCAGCGAGGTGCTGCGCGAGGGGCTGCGCCTGATCGAGCAGCGCGAACGGCTCGAAGCGGCCAAGCTTCAGGCGCTGCAGCAAGCCGCCGAAAAGGGCTGGGCCGATATCACCGCTGGGCGCTATGTCGATATCGTCGAGGACCATATCGAGGATGTCATCGGCCAACTGGGGCAGCAGGCTGCCAACCGGGTTAAGTTGGCAGGTTGA
- a CDS encoding type II toxin-antitoxin system RelE/ParE family toxin, whose product MGRYRLSTTAQADLIDILAWTQRQFGEAARKRYETLLVTALRDISSQPDRSGSVERPELGDGVRSWHLHLSRDRARTATGIVRRPRHFLIYRVEDDQVVVGRVLHDAMELARHLDAEALWK is encoded by the coding sequence ATGGGGCGCTATCGACTTTCCACCACCGCGCAGGCGGATCTCATCGACATCCTCGCCTGGACACAACGTCAGTTCGGAGAAGCGGCTCGCAAACGTTACGAAACCCTGCTGGTCACGGCGCTGCGTGACATCTCCAGCCAACCTGATCGGAGCGGCAGCGTCGAACGGCCGGAGCTTGGAGACGGCGTGCGATCCTGGCACCTGCATCTGAGCCGGGATCGCGCCCGAACGGCAACCGGCATTGTGCGCCGCCCACGGCATTTCTTGATTTACCGGGTGGAGGACGACCAGGTTGTCGTCGGCCGGGTTCTGCACGACGCCATGGAACTCGCGCGGCATCTGGATGCCGAGGCACTCTGGAAATAG
- a CDS encoding amidohydrolase, translated as MQRVRTPFPRWRGKLTIDGSPQGFTALRDRPYFKPSPNLRPGYKGYAAVTDDQVFDAVDWAFAHGVQLLTHSNGEGASDLLIAAIGVATDAHGRADRRPVLVHGQFLRKEQVAALHRLDVFPSLFPMHTFYWGDWHRERTVGPVAADNISPTGWVQAKGMKFSSHHDASVAFPNSMRILSATVTRRSRTGDILGPAHRVDVITALKAMTIWPAFQHFEEDRKGSLAPGKLADLVILSDDPTAIDPETLDRLTIVETIKEGRTIYSARESGNTDSLAFRPPRDGSDPFAAFLRQAAVACDTEGAGNGPMIRAMRRMAAEAPHDGMCVADVLVSAVARMSEVR; from the coding sequence ATCCAGCGAGTACGCACACCGTTTCCGCGTTGGCGGGGGAAACTGACCATCGATGGCTCCCCACAGGGCTTTACCGCGCTGCGTGACCGGCCGTACTTCAAGCCGTCCCCGAACCTCCGGCCAGGCTACAAGGGATATGCAGCGGTTACCGACGATCAGGTGTTCGATGCGGTGGACTGGGCGTTCGCCCATGGGGTGCAACTGCTGACTCACTCGAACGGCGAGGGCGCCTCGGATCTGCTGATTGCTGCCATCGGCGTGGCGACTGACGCTCATGGCCGTGCCGACCGCCGACCGGTGCTGGTCCACGGTCAGTTTCTTCGCAAGGAGCAGGTCGCGGCATTGCATCGCCTCGATGTATTTCCGTCGCTGTTTCCGATGCACACCTTCTACTGGGGCGACTGGCACCGCGAGCGCACCGTCGGTCCCGTCGCGGCGGACAACATCTCCCCGACGGGCTGGGTGCAGGCGAAGGGAATGAAATTCTCCAGCCATCACGATGCGTCGGTGGCCTTTCCCAACTCGATGCGCATTCTCTCCGCCACCGTCACGCGACGCTCGCGCACGGGTGACATCCTCGGCCCCGCGCACCGGGTGGACGTGATCACCGCGCTCAAGGCGATGACGATCTGGCCCGCCTTTCAGCACTTCGAGGAAGATCGGAAGGGTTCCCTCGCACCCGGCAAGCTCGCGGACCTTGTGATTCTTTCCGACGATCCGACGGCAATCGACCCTGAAACCCTGGACCGACTCACCATCGTCGAGACGATCAAGGAAGGTAGAACGATCTACAGCGCGCGGGAGTCCGGAAACACGGACAGCCTCGCGTTCCGTCCCCCGCGCGACGGGTCCGATCCATTCGCCGCCTTCCTTCGCCAGGCCGCGGTTGCGTGCGACACCGAGGGTGCCGGTAACGGCCCGATGATCCGCGCCATGCGCCGGATGGCGGCCGAGGCCCCGCATGATGGGATGTGCGTCGCGGACGTGCTGGTCTCGGCGGTGGCGCGGATGTCCGAAGTGCGATGA
- a CDS encoding amidohydrolase family protein, translating to MHHPTRDDLDAVSADTPVLIVHQSGHIGALNSAALEVAGIDADSENPPGGVIRRQEGSSEPNGVVEETGFFVALQALLSSLDADAGRSIFRAGTELVASYGYTTAQEGRSTPASTRVMQLEAQENGLDIDVVAYPDVLIDRDFILEAVSSEYAHRFRVGGGN from the coding sequence TTGCACCACCCGACCCGCGATGATCTGGACGCCGTTTCCGCAGACACGCCAGTATTGATCGTTCACCAGTCCGGGCACATCGGGGCGCTCAACTCGGCGGCACTTGAAGTTGCCGGCATCGATGCGGACAGCGAAAACCCGCCCGGTGGGGTGATCCGCCGCCAAGAGGGCTCGAGCGAGCCGAATGGTGTCGTCGAGGAGACCGGCTTTTTTGTCGCGCTGCAGGCGTTGCTCAGCTCGCTCGACGCCGATGCGGGCCGCTCGATCTTCCGCGCGGGTACCGAACTGGTGGCGTCCTACGGCTACACGACGGCACAGGAAGGGCGTTCCACACCGGCGTCCACACGGGTGATGCAGCTCGAGGCCCAGGAAAACGGGCTTGATATCGACGTCGTCGCCTACCCTGATGTACTCATCGACCGCGACTTTATCCTAGAAGCCGTATCCAGCGAGTACGCACACCGTTTCCGCGTTGGCGGGGGAAACTGA
- a CDS encoding VWA domain-containing protein, whose product MIVFDASGSMWAQLEDGKSRIEIAREVIDEYATTRDPEQPIGVVAYGHNRRGDCGDIELVLPLGTHSGDELASTIRGLNPQGMTPLTDSMAMARDLIPRTAESADIILITDGLENCGGDPCALAAEMAAEGIDIRAHVVGFALEEEAVLSLSCVPEQTGGQLFITHSGAELTEALAGISAPSRPVDLELHALDARDMEPVGSITWDLTTTGGETIYAGTNRGVIHVELDPGDYVVEAFDDSFAGVTEFEVTSQTEGPIEVAMAKLLATVMVRGEHGETGETLQGVEWTVLDIASESAESFVNEGGGNFPLHLEPGEYRIEGEKGDLYGGALVTATREADRDLDVILEAAEREITVEIKAPDEVSVGAAFDVVVTGSHDDSDYMLLAAVGSDEEVSRYGRMTNTVGGDGEKNFTAPAAPGSYELRYYIREDRALVKRFPIEVVDAGAEMTAPEQVSINERFEVSVSAPGGGHLVLVAPEREDDDIVSRYQRIRNSVDAQDTVTRTAPSNPGTYELRFHMGGDHRLMARALVEVVDVEVTLSAPEQVTVEESFEIEIGGGVSGHVVIVDAERDEDDIVSRYQRIRNSVDGDEGTITRTAPEEPGIYELRYHSSGEHRLLASQRIEVIARIQSGEVAQATPAEDMAPPAEGDAAPAAPRTLAEAAEAFPAHPGFTILDPQAAQNRLLDSLEGDPASVFLPGQWLGPLTTAILLLEAEEGALPHVRYRLTYGEDQLPGGPGGGTVPVGYVEVTRFNLGPARHAEIAEATGDAPVAPAEHFGTGPHVSLRMVTRPIQGRTTDLIGLSRAELDGDAAAERCFGQPCLSTAPLAEAALGAEWDAMEAVAPGAFDPPYASMRDGAHSPAAVLDLLTREARIARERGGEITWDGFEYREGVGPMEPFAEAMIEAGLGQESAVDAVLREGHVMDHTVEAVWHRLLSIGGADPTAPGLFGAQAFEHRPGRN is encoded by the coding sequence ATGATTGTCTTCGACGCGTCGGGCTCGATGTGGGCGCAGCTCGAGGACGGCAAGTCGCGCATCGAGATTGCGCGCGAGGTGATCGACGAATACGCCACGACCCGCGATCCCGAGCAACCCATCGGGGTCGTTGCCTATGGCCATAACCGCCGCGGCGACTGCGGCGACATCGAGCTGGTGCTGCCGCTGGGAACCCACTCGGGCGATGAACTGGCGTCGACCATCCGCGGGCTCAATCCCCAAGGCATGACGCCGCTGACCGATTCCATGGCGATGGCGCGCGATCTGATCCCGCGCACCGCCGAATCGGCCGACATCATCCTGATCACCGACGGGCTGGAAAACTGCGGCGGCGATCCCTGCGCGCTGGCCGCCGAGATGGCGGCCGAGGGCATCGACATCCGTGCGCATGTGGTGGGCTTCGCGCTCGAGGAAGAGGCGGTGCTTTCGCTCTCCTGCGTGCCCGAGCAGACCGGCGGGCAGCTCTTCATCACCCACTCCGGGGCGGAATTGACCGAGGCGCTGGCCGGAATCAGTGCGCCCAGCCGGCCCGTCGACCTGGAACTTCACGCGCTCGATGCACGCGACATGGAGCCGGTCGGTTCCATCACCTGGGACCTGACCACCACCGGCGGCGAGACGATCTATGCGGGCACGAACCGCGGCGTCATCCATGTCGAGCTCGACCCAGGCGACTATGTTGTCGAGGCGTTCGACGACTCCTTCGCCGGCGTCACCGAGTTCGAGGTCACTTCCCAGACCGAGGGACCGATCGAGGTGGCGATGGCCAAGCTACTCGCCACTGTCATGGTGCGCGGTGAACATGGCGAAACCGGCGAGACACTACAGGGCGTCGAATGGACGGTCCTCGACATCGCCAGTGAAAGCGCCGAGAGCTTCGTCAACGAGGGCGGCGGCAACTTCCCGCTTCACCTCGAACCGGGCGAATACCGCATCGAGGGTGAAAAAGGCGACCTGTATGGCGGCGCACTGGTCACCGCCACGCGCGAGGCGGATCGGGATCTCGACGTGATCCTGGAGGCCGCCGAGCGCGAAATAACCGTGGAGATCAAGGCCCCCGACGAGGTCTCGGTCGGCGCAGCTTTCGACGTGGTCGTCACCGGCAGCCATGACGACAGCGATTACATGCTGCTCGCCGCAGTCGGCAGCGACGAGGAGGTCAGCCGCTACGGGCGGATGACCAATACCGTGGGCGGCGATGGCGAGAAGAACTTCACCGCCCCTGCGGCACCGGGCAGCTACGAGCTTCGCTATTACATTCGCGAGGATCGTGCGCTCGTGAAGCGCTTTCCCATCGAGGTCGTCGATGCCGGCGCCGAGATGACCGCGCCCGAACAGGTCAGCATCAACGAGCGTTTCGAGGTCTCGGTCAGCGCGCCGGGCGGGGGGCACCTAGTGCTCGTCGCGCCCGAACGGGAGGACGACGACATCGTCAGCCGCTATCAGCGCATCCGGAACTCCGTCGATGCGCAGGATACCGTCACCCGCACCGCGCCCAGCAACCCCGGCACCTATGAGCTGCGCTTCCACATGGGCGGCGACCACCGCCTGATGGCGCGCGCACTCGTTGAGGTGGTCGATGTCGAGGTCACGCTATCCGCGCCCGAACAAGTCACGGTCGAGGAGTCCTTCGAGATCGAGATCGGTGGCGGCGTCTCCGGCCATGTGGTGATCGTGGATGCCGAGCGGGACGAGGACGACATCGTCAGCCGTTATCAGCGGATCCGGAATTCCGTCGATGGTGACGAGGGCACGATCACCCGCACCGCGCCCGAGGAACCGGGCATATATGAGCTGCGCTACCATTCGAGCGGCGAACACCGGCTGCTGGCCAGCCAGCGCATCGAGGTGATTGCGCGTATCCAGTCGGGCGAGGTCGCCCAGGCAACGCCCGCCGAAGACATGGCGCCCCCTGCCGAGGGCGACGCTGCCCCGGCGGCGCCCCGGACGCTGGCGGAAGCCGCGGAGGCCTTCCCCGCGCATCCGGGATTCACCATTCTCGACCCGCAGGCCGCGCAAAACCGGCTCCTCGATTCGCTGGAGGGCGATCCCGCCTCGGTCTTCCTGCCGGGCCAGTGGCTGGGGCCGCTGACCACCGCGATCCTGCTGCTCGAGGCCGAGGAAGGCGCGCTTCCCCATGTCCGCTACCGGCTGACCTATGGCGAGGATCAGCTTCCCGGCGGTCCGGGCGGGGGCACGGTTCCGGTGGGCTATGTCGAGGTCACGCGCTTCAATCTGGGCCCCGCCCGCCACGCCGAGATCGCCGAGGCCACGGGTGACGCGCCGGTGGCCCCGGCCGAGCATTTCGGCACCGGCCCGCATGTAAGCCTGCGTATGGTCACCCGTCCGATCCAGGGGCGCACCACCGACTTGATCGGGCTGTCGCGCGCCGAGTTGGACGGGGACGCCGCTGCCGAGCGCTGTTTCGGCCAGCCCTGTCTGTCCACCGCACCGCTGGCCGAAGCGGCGCTGGGCGCCGAGTGGGACGCAATGGAGGCGGTCGCGCCGGGGGCGTTCGACCCGCCCTATGCATCGATGCGCGACGGGGCGCACAGCCCGGCGGCGGTGCTCGACCTGCTCACCCGCGAGGCCCGCATCGCCCGGGAGCGCGGCGGCGAGATCACCTGGGACGGCTTCGAATACCGCGAGGGCGTGGGGCCGATGGAGCCCTTCGCCGAAGCGATGATCGAGGCCGGCCTCGGCCAGGAATCAGCCGTGGATGCGGTGCTGCGCGAAGGCCATGTGATGGATCACACGGTGGAAGCGGTCTGGCACCGGCTGCTGTCCATCGGCGGGGCGGATCCGACCGCGCCGGGGCTGTTCGGCGCCCAGGCGTTCGAGCACCGCCCCGGCCGGAACTGA
- the katG gene encoding catalase/peroxidase HPI, whose translation MDHQQNTGKCPVMHGGNTAAGHSNMDWWPEGLNLDILHQHDRKTNPMREDFNYREEVKKLDFDALMKDMHALMTESQDWWPADWGHYGGLMIRMSWHAAGTYRIADGRGGGSTGNQRFAPINSWPDNVSLDKARRLLWPIKKKYGNKLSWADLIILAGNVAYENMGLKTFGFSFGREDIWHPEKDTYWGAEKEWLAPSDRRYGDLEKPETMENPLAAVQMGLIYVNPEGVNGQPDPLKTAKQVRETFARMAMNDEETAALTAGGHTVGKCHGNGDAAALGPEPEAADVEEQGLGWRNPNMQGKAANAVTSGIEGAWTKYPTQFDMGYFDMLLDHEWELKKSPAGAWQWQPVDIKEEDKPVDATDPSIRHNPIMTDADMAMKMDPVYRQFLEDFRRNPARFQDAFARAWFKLIHRDLGPKTRYIGPDAPQEDLIWQDPVPAGNTGYCVESAKQRIAESGLTVGEMVATAWDSARTFRDSDKRGGANGARIRLAPQKDWEGNEPERLTKVLKVYEQLSADTGASVADLIVLGGSVGIEQAARAAGHDILVPFTLGRGDATEEMTDADSFAPLEPLADGFRNWEKKEYVVKPEEMLLDRAQLMGLTAPEMTVLIGGMRMLGVNHGGTRHGVFTDREGQLTNDFFVNLTDMGYTWKPAGDNLYEIRDPKTDQVKWTASRVDLVFGSNSILRSYAEVYAQDDNQEKFVQDFVKAWTKVMNADRFDLERLQP comes from the coding sequence ATGGATCATCAGCAGAACACCGGCAAGTGCCCGGTCATGCACGGTGGCAACACCGCCGCAGGCCATTCGAACATGGACTGGTGGCCGGAAGGCCTGAACCTGGACATCCTCCACCAGCATGATCGCAAGACCAACCCGATGAGAGAGGACTTCAACTATCGCGAGGAGGTCAAGAAGCTCGACTTCGACGCGCTGATGAAGGACATGCACGCACTGATGACCGAGAGCCAGGATTGGTGGCCGGCCGACTGGGGCCACTACGGCGGCCTGATGATCCGCATGTCCTGGCACGCCGCGGGCACGTACCGCATCGCCGACGGCCGGGGTGGCGGCAGCACCGGTAACCAGCGCTTCGCGCCGATCAACAGCTGGCCGGACAACGTCAGCCTGGACAAGGCGCGCCGGCTGCTGTGGCCGATCAAGAAGAAATACGGCAACAAGCTCAGCTGGGCCGACCTCATCATCCTGGCCGGCAACGTGGCCTACGAGAACATGGGCCTGAAGACCTTCGGCTTCTCCTTCGGGCGCGAGGATATCTGGCATCCCGAAAAGGACACCTACTGGGGTGCGGAGAAGGAGTGGCTGGCTCCCTCCGACAGGCGCTATGGCGACCTCGAGAAGCCCGAGACCATGGAGAACCCCCTGGCCGCGGTGCAGATGGGCCTGATTTATGTGAACCCGGAAGGCGTGAACGGTCAGCCGGATCCGCTCAAGACCGCGAAGCAGGTACGCGAGACTTTCGCCCGCATGGCGATGAATGACGAGGAAACCGCGGCGCTGACGGCAGGTGGTCACACCGTCGGCAAGTGCCACGGCAACGGCGACGCTGCGGCGCTCGGCCCCGAGCCCGAGGCGGCCGATGTCGAGGAGCAGGGCCTCGGCTGGCGCAACCCCAACATGCAGGGCAAGGCCGCGAATGCGGTGACCTCGGGTATCGAGGGTGCCTGGACCAAATATCCGACCCAGTTCGACATGGGCTACTTCGACATGCTGCTCGACCACGAGTGGGAGCTGAAGAAGAGCCCCGCCGGTGCCTGGCAGTGGCAGCCCGTCGACATCAAGGAAGAGGACAAACCGGTCGATGCCACGGATCCCTCCATTCGTCACAACCCGATCATGACCGATGCGGACATGGCGATGAAAATGGATCCGGTTTATCGGCAGTTTCTCGAGGATTTCCGCAGGAATCCGGCGCGCTTCCAGGATGCCTTCGCTCGGGCCTGGTTCAAGCTGATCCATCGCGACCTGGGGCCCAAGACCCGCTACATCGGTCCGGACGCGCCCCAGGAAGACCTGATCTGGCAGGATCCGGTACCGGCCGGCAACACCGGCTATTGCGTCGAGTCCGCCAAGCAGAGGATCGCCGAGAGCGGCCTCACCGTCGGCGAGATGGTCGCCACCGCCTGGGACAGCGCACGCACCTTCCGCGACTCCGACAAACGCGGCGGTGCCAACGGTGCCCGCATTCGTCTGGCTCCGCAGAAGGACTGGGAAGGCAACGAGCCGGAGCGGCTGACCAAGGTACTGAAGGTCTACGAGCAGCTCTCCGCCGACACCGGCGCCAGCGTCGCCGACCTGATCGTGCTGGGCGGCAGCGTGGGTATCGAGCAGGCGGCCAGGGCGGCCGGTCACGATATCCTGGTGCCGTTCACTCTGGGCCGCGGCGACGCCACCGAGGAAATGACCGACGCCGACTCCTTCGCCCCGCTGGAACCCCTGGCGGATGGCTTCCGCAACTGGGAGAAGAAGGAGTACGTGGTCAAGCCGGAGGAGATGCTGCTCGACCGCGCCCAGCTAATGGGATTGACCGCGCCCGAGATGACCGTGCTGATCGGCGGCATGCGCATGCTGGGCGTCAACCACGGCGGCACCAGGCACGGCGTCTTCACCGACCGTGAGGGTCAGCTGACCAACGACTTCTTCGTCAACCTGACCGACATGGGTTACACCTGGAAGCCGGCGGGCGACAATCTCTACGAGATTCGCGACCCCAAGACCGACCAGGTGAAGTGGACCGCCAGCCGCGTCGATCTCGTGTTCGGCTCCAATTCCATCCTGCGCAGCTACGCCGAGGTGTACGCCCAGGACGACAACCAGGAGAAGTTCGTGCAGGATTTCGTCAAGGCCTGGACCAAGGTGATGAACGCCGACCGTTTCGATCTGGAGCGGTTGCAGCCGTGA
- a CDS encoding GerW family sporulation protein, with translation MSDIGSLFDKAVNEIERMLNTKTVVGEPITIEGHTLIPLVNVGFGFGVGSGQGSEADKGTGSGGGTGGGGGVKPVALIVINKDGVRVEPIKSGTASVLEKVIESAGKAAAGHGGKSPSE, from the coding sequence ATGAGTGACATCGGCAGTCTGTTCGACAAGGCGGTAAACGAGATCGAGCGTATGCTCAATACCAAGACCGTGGTTGGAGAGCCGATCACGATCGAGGGCCACACGTTGATCCCGCTGGTCAACGTCGGCTTCGGGTTCGGCGTCGGCTCCGGCCAGGGCAGCGAGGCAGACAAGGGCACGGGCTCCGGCGGGGGCACGGGCGGCGGCGGGGGCGTAAAACCGGTCGCGCTGATCGTGATCAACAAGGACGGCGTCAGGGTCGAACCGATCAAGTCCGGCACCGCTAGCGTGCTCGAAAAGGTGATCGAGAGCGCGGGCAAGGCGGCCGCGGGGCACGGGGGCAAGAGCCCTTCGGAATAA